One genomic segment of Rivularia sp. PCC 7116 includes these proteins:
- a CDS encoding RNA methyltransferase, with product MALGNISNQTQPLKLESHAAKLNEIRKLQTHRTYRDSTKQFYVEGIRNFIRILDNKFDISTIIYSEKLLTSVIARKLVRQKRRAGIPCLNISPEKFRTISHTEKASGVGAIVHQHWTKLHDIPLQERTCWIILETVRSPGNLGTLIRTSEAFGGAGFIFLGNSIDPFDPNVVRASMGSIYNQKFIRTGYSKLYKWLQNHNCHVIGASPDGAVDIHKFEYPATTMIFLGEERKGLTQQQRDLCKHLVRIPLTSPSFEKNWDSKQLSLRSLKTYCVTLFACDKTFLDY from the coding sequence ATGGCTCTTGGTAATATTTCTAATCAAACCCAACCGTTAAAACTTGAAAGTCATGCAGCCAAACTCAACGAAATACGCAAGCTGCAAACTCACCGAACATACCGCGATTCCACAAAACAATTCTATGTAGAAGGTATTCGTAACTTTATTAGAATTCTTGATAACAAATTTGATATTTCCACCATCATTTATAGTGAGAAACTGCTGACATCTGTAATTGCTCGCAAACTAGTACGTCAAAAACGTCGCGCTGGAATACCCTGCCTCAACATTTCACCCGAAAAATTTCGCACTATCTCCCATACAGAAAAAGCTTCCGGTGTAGGTGCCATTGTGCATCAGCATTGGACGAAATTGCATGATATTCCCTTGCAAGAACGAACCTGCTGGATAATATTAGAAACAGTGCGATCGCCAGGAAATCTTGGTACATTAATTCGCACTTCCGAAGCATTTGGGGGTGCTGGTTTTATCTTTCTGGGAAATAGTATAGACCCTTTTGACCCAAATGTAGTTAGAGCTTCAATGGGTTCTATCTACAACCAAAAATTTATCCGCACTGGTTACTCTAAATTATACAAATGGTTGCAAAATCATAATTGCCATGTAATTGGTGCTTCTCCAGACGGTGCAGTTGATATTCATAAATTTGAATATCCGGCAACAACAATGATTTTTCTAGGAGAAGAAAGAAAAGGATTAACTCAACAACAGCGGGATTTGTGCAAACATCTCGTTCGTATTCCCTTGACATCTCCCAGCTTTGAAAAAAACTGGGATTCTAAGCAGTTGTCACTCCGTAGTCTAAAGACATACTGCGTGACATTGTTTGCTTGCGATAAGACCTTTTTAGATTACTAA
- a CDS encoding phosphatase PAP2 family protein, which produces MSDYTNKLIQGWKEQVSSRLSPLLSLLWVGGFAVAAFCVWGFFKIAEKVFAEETTEFDTAILQSIYEQHTPFLNQIMTGITFLGNGSTLIYLSCLVGIVLLVSRKFASAFTLIIVTSGGIGLNVWLKNIFARVRPALWERIVDAASYSFPSGHAMVSLVVYGFICYLLIANFRYWSSICLFLTTLLVLAIGFSRLYLGVHYPTDIIAGYAAGLVWLISCILSLEILQFLFGKQNQKAVSD; this is translated from the coding sequence ATGTCTGACTACACTAATAAATTAATTCAAGGTTGGAAAGAACAAGTATCTTCGCGACTATCCCCTTTACTATCATTACTTTGGGTTGGAGGTTTTGCCGTTGCTGCGTTTTGCGTGTGGGGATTTTTTAAAATAGCAGAAAAAGTATTTGCTGAAGAAACCACAGAATTTGATACGGCAATTTTGCAAAGCATTTACGAACAACATACTCCTTTCTTAAATCAAATTATGACTGGGATTACTTTTTTAGGTAATGGTTCAACTTTAATTTATCTCAGTTGCCTTGTAGGGATAGTTTTATTAGTTAGCAGAAAATTTGCCAGCGCTTTTACATTAATTATCGTCACTTCAGGGGGTATCGGCTTAAATGTATGGTTAAAAAATATATTTGCTCGCGTGCGCCCAGCTTTATGGGAGCGTATTGTGGATGCTGCTTCTTATAGTTTTCCTAGCGGACATGCTATGGTTTCTTTGGTTGTTTACGGTTTCATTTGTTATTTACTAATAGCTAATTTTCGTTATTGGAGTAGCATTTGTTTATTTTTAACTACTTTATTAGTTTTAGCTATTGGTTTTAGTCGTCTTTATCTAGGAGTTCATTATCCTACAGATATAATTGCTGGATATGCTGCTGGTTTAGTATGGTTAATTAGCTGCATTCTCAGCTTGGAAATTCTCCAGTTTTTGTTTGGCAAGCAGAATCAAAAAGCTGTTAGCGATTAA
- a CDS encoding plasmid replication protein, CyRepA1 family produces the protein MHLHYLKPEHLEELVNGSGIDLHLVKLNFRSLEDKNAYDYLFISELIPRTNTGIVKSYWLERYAHVSAGGWWCSGVDMLNNWHMMEWGCFKPNQPRINEKGKSIKYEHPPCTPTRIFCLRVPLPMWEQVAQRYHVQLPDNVAIAEDGGAVGFWQWVMERNIPVIICEGVKKAATLLSQGYAAIAIPGITSGYRVVKNKFGKVIRRQLIADLAAFCITKRTIYICFDFETELKKTNAVNNAISQLGLLFQEKNCPVQVIELPGMEKGVDEFIVAKGAAAFDKIYYQSPDLEIYLAHSKPHTNLTIPAAMTVNRRYLGEIPFPTSGLVGVKSAKGTGKTTALQAVVQQALNRNKPILLITHRIQLGRFLCEKVGIKWGVGYKEWGIQNCKNISSSDVLLPNIAASEHHSPNTGLCIDSIWKLNPSDWEGAIIILDEVEQSLWHLLHSTTCKDKRVKILKLFQQLISTVLTTGGLVIAQDADLSDVSLEYLQRLAGIELTPWVVVNQWKPEQAWDITFYDSPNPTPLIQQLELDLLAGRKCYITTDSRSGRYSSETIERYLKERLDKLRHLYPKTLIVSSHTTNTPGHEAVDFVASINQKITEYDAVFVTPSLGTGISIDVQHFDRVYGIFQGVIPDSEARQALARVRDDVPRVVWCAKRGVGLIGSGSKNYRQLSFWYQENQKENLALLSPTHKIDVDLPLVYDPIHLRTWAKLSARVNASINFYRQSMKEGLTAEGHNLWVRTNDIQKNIIRDLRYAFLATDKEDSANRRRLILEIVKAKKDWEQSRNKSQEINNNIKKIKQQNQLAAATAVSQAPDINYLEYELLLKKHSLTDNERHKINKYFLRKRYGIEVTPQLKLQDDRGYYYQLRTHYYLTHSSDYFHIRDKQEWNQQLSCGEGKVFLPDLKIYTLRIEALRALGVLQLLEPSREFTENDAELILLKNTVLQCSRHIQRALNINLVVENEQVSTIKIIRRLFNLLGLKLKRENNIYRIDRETVNDGRDKIFSVWCQRDELMLTHLKNVADSQVDVRNFSLQGSTL, from the coding sequence ATGCATTTGCACTATTTAAAACCAGAGCATCTTGAAGAATTAGTCAATGGTAGTGGCATTGATTTACACCTAGTTAAGCTGAATTTTCGCTCTCTTGAAGATAAAAATGCTTATGATTATCTATTTATTTCCGAGCTTATTCCCCGTACAAATACTGGAATAGTCAAAAGCTACTGGTTGGAGCGTTATGCCCATGTTAGCGCTGGTGGTTGGTGGTGTTCTGGGGTTGATATGCTGAATAATTGGCACATGATGGAATGGGGATGCTTCAAACCAAACCAACCTCGTATAAATGAAAAAGGCAAGTCTATTAAGTACGAACATCCTCCTTGTACCCCAACGCGAATTTTTTGTTTGCGGGTACCTTTGCCGATGTGGGAGCAAGTAGCCCAACGTTATCATGTCCAACTACCCGATAATGTTGCGATCGCAGAGGATGGTGGTGCTGTCGGCTTTTGGCAATGGGTAATGGAGCGTAATATTCCGGTAATTATCTGCGAAGGTGTAAAGAAAGCGGCTACCCTTTTAAGTCAAGGATACGCAGCTATTGCAATTCCCGGAATTACAAGTGGTTATCGAGTTGTTAAAAATAAATTTGGTAAAGTTATTCGCCGTCAGTTGATTGCTGATTTAGCAGCTTTTTGTATTACAAAGCGTACTATTTATATTTGTTTTGATTTTGAAACTGAACTTAAGAAAACCAACGCTGTAAACAACGCCATATCTCAACTTGGTTTATTATTTCAAGAAAAAAATTGCCCGGTTCAAGTAATCGAACTTCCGGGAATGGAGAAGGGTGTTGATGAGTTTATTGTGGCAAAAGGTGCGGCTGCTTTCGATAAAATTTATTACCAAAGTCCGGATTTAGAAATTTACCTTGCTCATAGTAAACCCCATACTAATTTAACTATTCCGGCAGCAATGACTGTCAATCGTCGTTATCTAGGTGAAATACCTTTTCCAACCTCTGGATTAGTAGGTGTGAAGTCAGCAAAAGGTACTGGAAAAACTACTGCATTACAAGCTGTTGTTCAACAAGCATTAAATCGAAATAAACCTATTTTATTGATTACTCACAGAATTCAGTTAGGACGATTTTTGTGCGAAAAAGTCGGGATTAAATGGGGGGTAGGTTATAAGGAATGGGGAATTCAAAATTGTAAAAATATTAGTAGTAGCGATGTACTGCTTCCTAATATTGCAGCAAGCGAGCATCATTCCCCCAATACTGGATTATGTATTGATTCGATTTGGAAACTCAATCCTTCCGATTGGGAAGGAGCGATAATTATTTTGGATGAAGTCGAACAATCTTTATGGCATTTGTTACACAGCACTACTTGTAAAGATAAACGAGTTAAGATTTTAAAGTTGTTTCAACAGCTAATTTCTACAGTTTTGACAACTGGAGGATTAGTTATTGCTCAAGATGCCGATTTATCAGATGTTTCTTTAGAATATCTCCAAAGATTAGCAGGGATTGAATTAACACCTTGGGTAGTTGTAAATCAATGGAAACCCGAACAAGCTTGGGATATAACTTTTTATGATTCTCCCAATCCCACGCCGCTGATTCAACAGTTAGAATTAGATTTACTAGCTGGCAGAAAGTGTTATATAACTACAGATAGTCGCTCCGGACGTTATAGTAGTGAAACAATCGAACGTTATCTTAAAGAACGTTTGGATAAGTTACGACATTTATATCCGAAAACTTTAATAGTCAGCAGTCATACTACTAACACCCCAGGGCACGAAGCGGTTGATTTTGTCGCATCAATCAATCAAAAAATTACCGAATACGATGCTGTATTTGTAACTCCAAGTTTGGGAACGGGAATTAGCATAGATGTACAGCATTTTGATCGAGTTTATGGGATTTTTCAAGGGGTAATTCCAGATTCTGAAGCCAGACAAGCATTAGCTAGAGTAAGGGATGATGTACCTCGTGTCGTATGGTGTGCCAAACGAGGAGTAGGTTTAATTGGTAGCGGTAGTAAAAATTATCGTCAGTTGTCTTTTTGGTATCAAGAAAATCAAAAAGAAAACTTAGCTTTGTTAAGCCCAACGCATAAAATTGATGTCGATCTACCATTAGTATACGATCCTATACATTTAAGAACTTGGGCAAAACTATCGGCACGGGTAAATGCTTCCATCAACTTTTACCGTCAATCAATGAAGGAAGGATTAACGGCTGAAGGGCATAATTTATGGGTACGTACTAACGATATTCAGAAAAATATTATTAGAGATTTACGCTATGCATTTTTAGCTACCGATAAAGAAGATTCAGCAAATCGTCGAAGGTTGATTTTAGAAATTGTTAAAGCTAAAAAAGACTGGGAGCAAAGCCGCAATAAATCTCAAGAAATTAACAACAATATTAAGAAAATTAAACAGCAGAATCAGTTAGCTGCGGCAACCGCTGTCAGTCAAGCTCCAGATATAAATTACTTGGAATACGAACTGCTATTAAAGAAACATTCTCTTACAGATAACGAACGTCACAAAATCAATAAATACTTTCTCAGAAAAAGATACGGTATAGAAGTTACTCCCCAACTGAAATTACAGGATGACAGGGGATATTACTATCAATTGCGAACTCATTATTATCTAACTCATTCGAGCGACTATTTTCATATCCGAGACAAACAAGAATGGAATCAACAGCTATCCTGTGGTGAAGGGAAAGTTTTTCTGCCAGATTTAAAAATCTATACACTGAGAATAGAAGCTTTAAGAGCATTAGGTGTTTTGCAATTACTCGAACCCAGTAGAGAATTTACCGAAAATGATGCCGAACTAATATTGTTGAAAAATACCGTACTGCAATGCAGCAGACATATTCAGAGAGCGTTAAATATTAATTTAGTAGTAGAAAACGAGCAGGTTTCGACAATCAAAATTATTCGGAGATTATTTAATTTATTGGGTTTGAAACTGAAACGAGAAAACAATATATATCGTATTGATAGAGAAACCGTTAATGATGGAAGAGACAAGATATTTTCTGTATGGTGTCAGCGAGATGAATTGATGTTAACGCATTTAAAAAATGTTGCTGATTCTCAGGTAGATGTTAGAAACTTCTCGTTACAAGGTTCTACCTTGTAA
- the cobU gene encoding bifunctional adenosylcobinamide kinase/adenosylcobinamide-phosphate guanylyltransferase: MSKVILVTGPARSGKSEWAEALANQSSKKVVYVATALLSPNDKQWQQRIIQHRNRRPETWLTLEVPFDLSATLSDAKPDTVILVDSLGTWVANHLDKDDKSWLDIVEEFLEIVQLVAAEMIFVAEETGWGVVPAYPIGQTFRDRLGSLTRKLGVICQTAYLVTGGHVINLSVLGSRLPC, encoded by the coding sequence TTGAGTAAAGTTATCCTTGTCACTGGTCCGGCACGCTCGGGAAAAAGCGAATGGGCAGAAGCTTTAGCAAACCAGTCTAGTAAAAAAGTTGTGTATGTTGCAACAGCACTGTTATCACCAAATGATAAGCAATGGCAGCAACGTATTATACAGCATAGAAATCGCCGTCCTGAAACCTGGCTCACCTTAGAAGTCCCTTTTGACTTATCAGCCACTCTAAGTGATGCAAAACCCGACACTGTTATCTTAGTAGATTCTCTAGGTACTTGGGTCGCAAATCATCTAGATAAAGATGATAAATCCTGGCTTGATATTGTTGAAGAATTTTTAGAAATAGTGCAGTTGGTGGCGGCTGAAATGATTTTCGTCGCTGAGGAAACCGGATGGGGAGTAGTACCCGCTTATCCTATAGGTCAAACCTTTCGCGATCGCCTTGGTTCGTTAACCCGTAAATTGGGTGTTATCTGTCAAACAGCATATTTAGTAACTGGAGGACACGTAATTAATTTGAGCGTGCTTGGTAGTCGTTTGCCTTGCTGA
- a CDS encoding glycosyltransferase family 2 protein: MSSKIPVSVLIPAKNEEANLPACLKSVSRADEVFVVDSQSTDRSIEISENLGATVVQFEFNGGWPKKKNWSLENLPFRNEWVLIVDCDERITPELWDEIAQAIENPEYSGYYLNRRVFFLGKWIRHGGKYPDWNLRLFKHKEGRYENLNTEDIPNTGDNEVHEHVVLSNKVGYLKEDMLHEDFRDLYHWLARHNRYSNWEARVYYNLLTGKGDDGTIGASLFGDAVQRKRFLKKIWVRLPFKPLLRFLLFYIIQRGFLDGRAGYIYGRLLSQYEYQIGVKLYELRSCGGSLNTVNASKNPQPAIGAEVSQSAT, encoded by the coding sequence ATGTCTTCTAAAATACCAGTTTCCGTATTGATCCCGGCTAAAAATGAAGAAGCAAATTTACCCGCTTGCTTAAAGAGCGTTTCGAGAGCGGATGAAGTTTTTGTAGTAGATTCTCAAAGTACTGATAGAAGCATTGAAATTTCTGAAAATTTGGGTGCAACAGTCGTACAGTTTGAGTTTAACGGAGGCTGGCCAAAAAAGAAAAATTGGTCTTTGGAAAACTTACCTTTTCGCAATGAATGGGTATTGATAGTTGATTGTGATGAGCGCATTACTCCCGAATTGTGGGATGAAATTGCTCAAGCAATCGAGAATCCAGAATACAGCGGTTACTATTTAAATCGCCGCGTATTTTTCTTAGGTAAATGGATTCGCCACGGTGGAAAATATCCCGATTGGAATCTGCGTTTATTCAAGCATAAAGAAGGTCGCTACGAAAACCTAAATACCGAAGATATTCCCAACACTGGTGACAACGAAGTTCACGAACATGTTGTTTTAAGCAATAAAGTTGGATATCTAAAAGAAGATATGCTTCATGAAGATTTTCGCGATCTTTACCACTGGTTAGCGCGACACAATCGTTATTCAAATTGGGAAGCTCGCGTTTACTACAACTTACTTACTGGTAAAGGCGATGACGGCACCATTGGCGCAAGTTTATTTGGTGATGCAGTGCAGCGCAAGCGTTTCTTAAAGAAAATCTGGGTAAGATTGCCATTCAAACCTCTTCTACGCTTCCTGCTGTTCTATATCATTCAGCGCGGTTTCCTAGACGGCAGAGCTGGATATATCTACGGAAGACTTTTAAGTCAATACGAATATCAAATCGGCGTAAAACTTTACGAACTACGTAGCTGCGGCGGTAGTTTAAATACCGTAAACGCTTCCAAAAATCCCCAGCCTGCTATTGGTGCGGAGGTTAGTCAGTCTGCAACTTGA
- the hpsU gene encoding hormogonium polysaccharide biosynthesis acetyltransferase HpsU: MSNAQCPISTTLNAEPFVDLRKYDQSDFDRGRAGWYILLWWFVQAITFPLTLHNMSGIRCAILRLFGARIGKGVLIRPTARFTYPWKVTIGDYSWIGDDVVLYSIDEINIGSHCVISQKSYICTGSHDIKDPAFGLQTAKVAIGNGAWIATDCFVGLGVTIGANAVIGARSSVLTDMPDEQVCWGTPCRPRYARNR; the protein is encoded by the coding sequence ATGTCCAACGCTCAATGCCCAATTTCCACAACATTAAATGCCGAACCTTTTGTAGATTTACGTAAATACGACCAATCTGATTTTGATAGAGGGCGTGCGGGTTGGTATATATTGCTTTGGTGGTTCGTACAGGCTATTACTTTTCCTCTCACCCTTCACAATATGAGCGGTATACGTTGCGCTATATTACGTCTATTCGGCGCGCGTATTGGTAAAGGTGTATTAATTCGTCCTACTGCCCGTTTTACCTATCCCTGGAAAGTAACTATTGGCGATTACAGCTGGATTGGCGATGATGTTGTTTTATATAGTATCGACGAAATTAACATCGGTTCTCATTGTGTAATCTCACAGAAAAGCTACATCTGTACTGGTAGCCATGATATTAAAGATCCAGCCTTCGGTTTACAAACAGCAAAGGTTGCAATTGGTAACGGCGCTTGGATTGCTACAGATTGCTTTGTCGGGCTTGGAGTAACAATCGGAGCTAATGCTGTCATAGGTGCCCGCAGTAGTGTTTTGACAGATATGCCTGACGAACAGGTTTGTTGGGGCACACCTTGTCGCCCCCGGTATGCCAGGAATCGGTAA
- a CDS encoding glycosyltransferase family 2 protein: MPDTQISAIICTHNRDDYLGAAIDSLLSQDFAGGFEVVVIDNGSKDNTKQVVEQRLDNHLLKYIYEPKLGLSVARNTGAKASSGEVIAYLDDDAVASKSWLQVLYRAYQSNSKLAIAGGKVTLLWPDKVNPPRWLSSGLAGNLGAYDLGDRVVKIENPGDTPRGLNYSIRRSFLDDIGGFDINLGRVGKNLLSNEELQMTELALKKGWEVAYLPEALAAHNVSPERLKRSWFISRGWWQGISECYREQLAGKAGTGQLQRGGERFIRGLYKALQHYSDPAERFDKLVYAYGQIGYLNAAIQGLLSKKSS, from the coding sequence ATGCCAGACACGCAAATTTCTGCCATTATCTGTACTCACAATCGAGATGATTATCTGGGCGCTGCTATAGATAGCCTTTTGTCACAGGATTTTGCTGGGGGCTTTGAAGTGGTGGTGATAGATAACGGCTCCAAAGACAATACCAAGCAAGTCGTAGAGCAAAGACTTGACAATCATCTTCTTAAGTATATTTACGAGCCTAAACTTGGATTGTCAGTAGCTCGAAATACTGGTGCTAAAGCTTCCAGCGGTGAGGTTATAGCATATCTCGATGATGATGCCGTAGCAAGCAAAAGCTGGTTGCAAGTACTTTATCGAGCTTATCAAAGCAACTCTAAATTAGCCATAGCCGGTGGTAAAGTCACATTGTTATGGCCGGATAAAGTAAATCCACCTCGCTGGCTATCATCAGGATTAGCCGGTAATTTAGGGGCTTACGATTTGGGGGATCGCGTTGTAAAAATCGAAAACCCTGGTGACACTCCTAGAGGCTTAAATTATTCGATAAGGCGCAGTTTTTTGGACGATATCGGAGGTTTCGATATCAATCTTGGAAGAGTAGGCAAAAACTTACTTTCCAATGAAGAACTACAAATGACCGAACTAGCCTTAAAAAAAGGTTGGGAAGTCGCTTATCTTCCTGAAGCTTTAGCAGCCCATAATGTATCTCCAGAGCGTCTCAAGCGTTCCTGGTTTATCAGCAGAGGTTGGTGGCAAGGCATAAGCGAGTGTTACAGAGAACAGCTTGCCGGAAAAGCCGGTACGGGACAGTTACAACGCGGTGGCGAAAGGTTTATACGCGGTTTATATAAAGCATTGCAACACTATTCCGATCCAGCAGAACGTTTTGATAAACTTGTCTATGCTTACGGTCAAATAGGTTATTTAAATGCAGCTATCCAGGGACTTCTATCAAAAAAAAGTAGTTAG
- a CDS encoding thioesterase domain-containing protein — MLPNIAEVESYLHQHIPLSKSMEVKVKQVDENGITLKAPLLPNINHRSTVFGGSVSALAILAGWTLVHANLQALSLSSRIVIQRNYIEYLQPIDGDFMAICPFPSVEVWERFIKMLERKSKSRIELDVDVFGDGVKAGSFTGVYVALRG; from the coding sequence ATGCTTCCCAATATTGCAGAAGTTGAAAGCTACCTTCACCAACATATTCCCCTATCTAAAAGTATGGAGGTAAAAGTTAAGCAAGTTGATGAAAATGGTATTACGTTAAAAGCACCTTTATTACCAAATATAAATCATCGTTCAACAGTTTTTGGTGGTAGCGTTTCGGCTTTAGCAATTCTTGCCGGATGGACTTTAGTTCATGCTAATTTGCAGGCTTTATCTTTGTCTTCAAGGATTGTGATTCAGCGTAATTATATAGAATATCTTCAGCCGATTGATGGGGATTTTATGGCTATTTGTCCGTTTCCTTCGGTGGAGGTTTGGGAGAGGTTTATCAAGATGTTGGAGAGGAAATCGAAGAGTAGGATTGAGTTGGATGTTGATGTTTTCGGGGATGGGGTGAAAGCGGGGAGTTTTACGGGGGTTTATGTGGCTTTGAGGGGGTAA
- a CDS encoding RNA-guided endonuclease TnpB family protein, giving the protein MYKTVPIKAKFTDEEKAFWVDQCEHSNSLYNSAIYLARQNHYAMLLERKANTTYWCGDELRSGWKTYRLETNYYHLDKQLKTCIHYFSLAAQAAQQTLKLVGESITSYNKLVDKYYLGDGSRPSIPKYRKSGGLFAVTFPKQALACHNGYIYPSISKATKPELITSIKLILPEFISFDWIKEVIIRPSRGEFWVDWVIDDGKQPIINNKSLNYNHAISIDHGVKFWLSAVTTLGKSFIVESPQLKTALHKYRNQVQQHKKNKPSRYWDNYLDRITAKRNLQVRDAVNKAARFIINKCLKDGIGNLVIGWNEGNKTNINIGRNNNYEVVSMPTKRLIERLRQLCEEYGIRFHITTEEYTSKASFIDNDELHQYGAKPIEWKPSGKRISRDVYRTKDGLLIHADLNAASNILRKVADQIFINSGIAKLAFEIIKRGALTHPKRYDIFSNLKRSYRKQTMSRSMSLDYGVTTA; this is encoded by the coding sequence GTGTACAAAACAGTTCCAATAAAAGCAAAATTTACGGATGAAGAAAAAGCTTTCTGGGTAGATCAGTGTGAGCATTCAAACAGTTTATATAACTCTGCTATTTATCTGGCACGCCAGAATCATTATGCAATGCTACTTGAAAGAAAGGCTAATACAACTTACTGGTGTGGAGATGAACTTAGAAGTGGTTGGAAAACTTACAGATTAGAAACTAATTATTATCATTTAGATAAACAGCTTAAAACTTGCATTCACTACTTTTCATTGGCTGCACAAGCTGCACAACAAACATTAAAGTTAGTAGGAGAATCAATAACTAGTTACAATAAATTAGTGGATAAGTATTACTTAGGAGATGGCAGTAGGCCATCAATTCCCAAGTACAGAAAGTCTGGTGGTTTATTCGCAGTTACGTTCCCAAAACAAGCCTTGGCTTGTCATAATGGTTATATTTATCCCTCAATCAGTAAAGCAACAAAGCCTGAATTAATAACATCAATTAAGCTTATTTTGCCCGAATTTATTAGCTTTGATTGGATTAAAGAAGTAATTATTCGTCCTAGTCGTGGAGAGTTTTGGGTTGATTGGGTGATAGACGATGGTAAACAGCCAATTATAAATAATAAGAGTCTTAACTACAATCATGCAATTAGCATTGATCACGGTGTAAAGTTTTGGTTGTCAGCAGTTACTACCCTTGGTAAAAGTTTTATTGTTGAATCTCCACAGCTAAAAACTGCACTCCATAAATATCGAAATCAAGTACAGCAACATAAGAAAAACAAACCTAGTAGATACTGGGACAATTACCTTGATAGAATCACAGCAAAACGCAATTTACAAGTCAGAGATGCAGTAAATAAAGCCGCTAGGTTTATCATCAATAAATGCTTAAAAGACGGTATCGGGAATTTAGTAATTGGTTGGAATGAGGGAAATAAAACCAACATTAATATTGGTAGAAACAATAATTATGAAGTTGTTTCAATGCCAACCAAAAGACTTATTGAGAGGTTAAGACAATTGTGTGAAGAATATGGTATTAGATTCCACATAACCACTGAGGAGTATACTTCTAAAGCTTCTTTTATTGATAATGATGAATTACATCAATACGGTGCAAAACCCATAGAATGGAAGCCATCAGGTAAAAGAATTAGTAGAGATGTATACCGCACAAAAGACGGTTTATTGATTCATGCAGATTTAAATGCAGCATCTAACATTCTACGAAAGGTTGCCGACCAGATTTTTATTAACTCCGGCATCGCAAAACTAGCTTTTGAAATAATTAAACGGGGTGCTTTGACACACCCCAAACGGTACGATATTTTTAGTAATCTAAAAAGGTCTTATCGCAAGCAAACAATGTCACGCAGTATGTCTTTAGACTACGGAGTGACAACTGCTTAG
- a CDS encoding Hsp20/alpha crystallin family protein, with the protein MAITRYNPWGEMNTLQNQLDRLFEDIQAPAFRTPAAELTETEDALHLRFELPGIEAKDVDIEVTADAVKVIAERKSEQKEDTRSEFYYGKYQRVIPLKARIKNTDVTAEYKDGILNLTLPKAEEEKNKVVKVSLSES; encoded by the coding sequence ATGGCTATTACACGTTACAATCCTTGGGGAGAAATGAATACCTTACAGAATCAATTAGATCGACTATTTGAAGATATCCAAGCACCAGCATTTAGAACTCCAGCAGCCGAATTAACCGAAACTGAAGATGCACTTCACTTAAGATTTGAACTGCCTGGAATTGAAGCGAAAGATGTAGATATTGAAGTTACGGCAGATGCCGTTAAAGTAATTGCAGAGCGCAAATCAGAACAAAAAGAAGATACCCGTTCTGAATTTTATTATGGTAAATATCAGCGCGTAATTCCTCTAAAAGCAAGAATTAAAAATACTGACGTAACTGCTGAATACAAAGACGGTATTTTGAATTTGACACTACCCAAAGCTGAGGAAGAAAAGAACAAGGTAGTTAAGGTTAGTTTGTCAGAAAGCTAA